Proteins found in one Ptychodera flava strain L36383 chromosome 16, AS_Pfla_20210202, whole genome shotgun sequence genomic segment:
- the LOC139114816 gene encoding uncharacterized protein isoform X2 has translation MASKAIDDLKSALMTTADDLKVDECKSLARKLGLTDVEIDGIEYRDKDAPEVKHQMLMKWLNKLGRDANMKILYHKLKENGNRQTADKIREKYMGDVGNLDEKFKELSVTDKDPGEENWRSKRISDLRFSDRHDLCLELNVENEAGKDWRLVADKLGYNDTLRRNFARHHDPTDHVLTAWSANENATVGRLYDILVDCKLTQAAAIIKPS, from the exons ATGGCATCCAAGGCAATTG ATGACTTGAAGAGTGCACTAATGACTACAGCCGACGATTTGAAGGTGGATGAATGTAAAAGTCTGGCAAGGAAATTAGGACTGACTGATGTTGAAATAGATGGAATTGAATATCGTGACAAGGATGCACCTGAAGTAAAGCACCAGATGCTGATGAAGTGGTTAAACAAATTAGGAAGAGATGCCAATATGAAAATTCTTTATCACAAATTAAAGGAGAATGGAAATCGACAGACAGCAGATAAGATTCGAGAAAAATACATGGGTGATGTAGGAAATCTGGACGAGAAGTTCAAAGAGTTATCGGTCACCGATAAAG ACCCAGGGGAAGAGAATTGGAGAAGTAAGAGAATTAGTGATCTGCGTTTTTCAGATCGACACGACCTTTGCTTGGAACTGAATGTGGAAAATGAAGCAG GCAAAGATTGGAGACTTGTAGCTGATAAATTAGGTTATAACGATACATTAAGAAGGAACTTCGCACGTCATCATGATCCGACGGATCATGTCTTGACAGCTTGGTCAGCAAATGAAAATGCAACTGTAGGACGTCTGTATGACATCCTGGTAGATTGTAAATTAACTCAAGCAGCTGCCATCATTAAACCTTCATGA
- the LOC139114814 gene encoding myeloid differentiation primary response protein MyD88-like — protein sequence MAGKDKEDTGVSKLTKKTAKLTISGPKLNRDTRLSTISFKLHKDLCLILNIERVTGKDWRLVADAIGISYTEMQALSRTKATLGPMEEVFKEWSTKDNATVGRLYDILMENDMSGIANML from the exons ATGGCGGGAAAAGACAAAG AAGACACTGGTGTAAGTAAATTAACGAAAAAGACTGCAAAGTTAACGATATCAG GTCCAAAATTAAACAGAGACACAAGGCTGAGTACGATAAGTTTCAAACTGCACAAGGATCTTTGTCTAATTTTAAACATAGAACGTGTGACAG gtaaAGACTGGAGACTGGTCGCCGATGCTATAGGAATTTCTTACACAGAGATGCAGGCTTTATCGAGAACAAAGGCAACACTTGGACCAATGGAAGAAGTCTTCAAGGAATGGAGTACTAAAGACAATGCAACAGTTGGGAGGCTATATGACATACTCATGGAAAATGATATGTCTGGCATTGCAAACATgttgtaa
- the LOC139114816 gene encoding uncharacterized protein isoform X1 yields MLSRTKIVTIDQSDIIFRANCTSALISRWAAIARIFLDFVIIQPEDDLKSALMTTADDLKVDECKSLARKLGLTDVEIDGIEYRDKDAPEVKHQMLMKWLNKLGRDANMKILYHKLKENGNRQTADKIREKYMGDVGNLDEKFKELSVTDKDPGEENWRSKRISDLRFSDRHDLCLELNVENEAGKDWRLVADKLGYNDTLRRNFARHHDPTDHVLTAWSANENATVGRLYDILVDCKLTQAAAIIKPS; encoded by the exons ATGCTCTCAAGGACAAAAATAGTAACAATCGACCAGTCAGATATAATCTTCCGAGCCAACTGCACGTCAGCATTGATTTCACGATGGGCAGCTATTGCTCGAATATTTCTCGACTTTGTAATTATACAACCAGAAG ATGACTTGAAGAGTGCACTAATGACTACAGCCGACGATTTGAAGGTGGATGAATGTAAAAGTCTGGCAAGGAAATTAGGACTGACTGATGTTGAAATAGATGGAATTGAATATCGTGACAAGGATGCACCTGAAGTAAAGCACCAGATGCTGATGAAGTGGTTAAACAAATTAGGAAGAGATGCCAATATGAAAATTCTTTATCACAAATTAAAGGAGAATGGAAATCGACAGACAGCAGATAAGATTCGAGAAAAATACATGGGTGATGTAGGAAATCTGGACGAGAAGTTCAAAGAGTTATCGGTCACCGATAAAG ACCCAGGGGAAGAGAATTGGAGAAGTAAGAGAATTAGTGATCTGCGTTTTTCAGATCGACACGACCTTTGCTTGGAACTGAATGTGGAAAATGAAGCAG GCAAAGATTGGAGACTTGTAGCTGATAAATTAGGTTATAACGATACATTAAGAAGGAACTTCGCACGTCATCATGATCCGACGGATCATGTCTTGACAGCTTGGTCAGCAAATGAAAATGCAACTGTAGGACGTCTGTATGACATCCTGGTAGATTGTAAATTAACTCAAGCAGCTGCCATCATTAAACCTTCATGA
- the LOC139114816 gene encoding uncharacterized protein isoform X3 has translation MTTADDLKVDECKSLARKLGLTDVEIDGIEYRDKDAPEVKHQMLMKWLNKLGRDANMKILYHKLKENGNRQTADKIREKYMGDVGNLDEKFKELSVTDKDPGEENWRSKRISDLRFSDRHDLCLELNVENEAGKDWRLVADKLGYNDTLRRNFARHHDPTDHVLTAWSANENATVGRLYDILVDCKLTQAAAIIKPS, from the exons ATGACTACAGCCGACGATTTGAAGGTGGATGAATGTAAAAGTCTGGCAAGGAAATTAGGACTGACTGATGTTGAAATAGATGGAATTGAATATCGTGACAAGGATGCACCTGAAGTAAAGCACCAGATGCTGATGAAGTGGTTAAACAAATTAGGAAGAGATGCCAATATGAAAATTCTTTATCACAAATTAAAGGAGAATGGAAATCGACAGACAGCAGATAAGATTCGAGAAAAATACATGGGTGATGTAGGAAATCTGGACGAGAAGTTCAAAGAGTTATCGGTCACCGATAAAG ACCCAGGGGAAGAGAATTGGAGAAGTAAGAGAATTAGTGATCTGCGTTTTTCAGATCGACACGACCTTTGCTTGGAACTGAATGTGGAAAATGAAGCAG GCAAAGATTGGAGACTTGTAGCTGATAAATTAGGTTATAACGATACATTAAGAAGGAACTTCGCACGTCATCATGATCCGACGGATCATGTCTTGACAGCTTGGTCAGCAAATGAAAATGCAACTGTAGGACGTCTGTATGACATCCTGGTAGATTGTAAATTAACTCAAGCAGCTGCCATCATTAAACCTTCATGA